In a single window of the Arachis hypogaea cultivar Tifrunner chromosome 6, arahy.Tifrunner.gnm2.J5K5, whole genome shotgun sequence genome:
- the LOC112697129 gene encoding long chain base biosynthesis protein 2a, which translates to MIAIPYLTALTTYFSYGLLFAFGQFRDFFRKLIDWSKANTLQGYAPICLGLEDFYIRRLYLRIQDCFGRPISSAPDAWFDVVERYSNDNNKTLKRTTKVSRCLNLGSYNYLGFAAADEYCTPRVIETLKKYSPSTCSSRVDGGTTVLHNELEKYVASFVRKPAAIVFGMGYVTNSAILPVLMGKGCLIISDSLNHNSIVNGARGSGATIRVFQHNIPSHLEEVLREQIADGQPRTHRPWKKIIVIVEGIYSMEGELCKLPEIIAVCKKYKAYTYLDEAHSIGAVGKTGRGVCELLGVDTADIDIMMGTFTKSFGSCGGYIAGSEDLIKYLKYTCPAHLYATSVSPPAAQQIISSIRVILGEDGSNRGAQKLAKIRENSNFFRSELQKMGFEVLGDNDSPVMPIMLYNPAKIPAFSRECLKHNVAVVTVAFPATPLLLARARICISASHSREDLVKALQVISKVGDLVGIKYFPAEPLKQHQDGKAVKFD; encoded by the exons atgaTAGCGATTCCGTACCTGACCGCTCTAACCACATACTTCAGCTATGGCCTTCTCTTCGCTTTCGGTCAATTCAGAGATTTCTTCCGCAAACTCATTGATTGGTCCAAAGCTAACACCCTTCAAGGTTACGCTCCGATCTGCTTAGGCCTCGAGGATTTCTATATCCGCCGTTTGTACCTCCGTATTCAG GACTGCTTCGGAAGACCAATATCAAGTGCCCCTGATGCTTGGTTTGATGTAGTTGAACGCTACTCGAATGACAATAACAAGACACTGAA ACGGACTACAAAAGTAAGTAGATGTCTCAACTTGGGATCATACAATTATCTTGGTTTTGCTGCCGCAGATGAATACTGCACACCTCGAGTTATTGAGACATTGAAGAAGTATTCACCGAGCACTTGCAGCAGCCGTGTAGATGGAG GCACAACTGTACTTCACAATGAATTGGAGAAATATGTTGCAAGCTTTGTTCGAAAGCCAGCTGCTATAGTTTTTGGTATGGGCTATGTGACAAACTCTGCTATTCTTCCAGTGCTGATGGGAAAG GGATGTTTGATTATCAGTGATTCGTTGAACCACAATTCAATTGTTAATGGTGCACGAGGGTCCGGAGCAACCATTCGTGTTTTTCAACACAACA TTCCATCACATCTTGAGGAAGTACTTAGAGAACAAATTGCTGATGGACAGCCAAGGACTCACAGGCCTTGGAAGAAGATAATTGTCATTGTGGAGGGAATATACAGTATGGAAGGAGAGCTCTGCAAGCTTCCAGAGATCATAGCTGTATGCAAAAAATATAAG GCCTACACATACTTGGATGAAGCACACAGCATTGGAGCAGTGGGCAAAACAGGAAGAGGGGTTTGCGAGCTATTAGGTGTGGATACTGCTGATATTGACATCATGATGGGGACCTTTACCAAATCATTTGGATCATGTGGAGGTTACATTGCAGGATCTGAg GACCTTATAAAATACTTGAAGTACACTTGCCCTGCTCATCTTTATGCAACTTCTGTTTCGCCACCAGCTGCACAACAAATAATATCGTCCATAAGAGTTATCCTTGGAGAGGATGGTTCCAATAGAG GTGCCCAGAAACTtgcaaaaattagagaaaatagCAACTTTTTCAGGTCAGAACTGCAGAAGATGGGATTTGAAGTTCTCGGAGATAATGATTCTCCTGTGATGCCAATAATGCTTTACAATCCTGCGAAAATCCCTGCCTTCTCTAGAGAGTGTCTCAAGCACAAT GTTGCTGTTGTGACAGTGGCGTTTCCAGCAACACCACTGTTACTTGCCAGAGCACGCATATGCATATCTGCTTCTCATTCAAGGGAAGACCTTGTGAAAGCCTTGCAG GTTATCAGCAAAGTTGGTGATCTAGTTGGCATAAAATATTTCCCTGCTGAACCACTGAAGCAGCATCAAGATGGAAAAGCTGTCAAATTTGACTAA